In Clostridium butyricum, the genomic stretch AAGCAATGGAAATAGTAAATAATTAATTATAGAAATAATAATAGATAGTTTGGTTTAAAACTATCTATTATTGTATATATGTTCTAAAAATTTATGATATAAAAATTATTAGTTAAAGTAATTTTTAATGAAATTTATAAATAGGACTTATATATTAAATGTAACATTAGAGAAGTTAGTACTTAAGAATGAGGTAGATGAATGGCAAAAATTACTATGAAAGACATTGCAGAAAGAGTAGGAGTATCAAAAACAACTGTATCAATGGTTATTAACAAAAAAGATGGAAGTATAAGTGAAGAAACAAAACAGAAAATATATGATGTTATAAAAGAGACTGGGTATATACCTAATAATATTGCAAGAGGTCTAAACACTATGAAATCTGGAACTATTGCAATAATTGTGCCAGATATATCAAATCCATTTTTCTCAGAATTATCTAGGGCTGTTGAAGATACTGCTAATAAGTTGGGATATAATGTATTATTATGCAATTCAGATAATAATACAAAAAAAGAACAAAAATATGTGGAACTATTGATAAGTAAGCTTATAGATGGAACCATATTAATACCAGGAAATAAGAGTGAAGATAGTGCAAGAATATTAAAAGCTAATGGTATTCCTTTTGTATTTGTAGATAGATGTATCGATGGATTTGAAGGATATCCAGGTATATACTTCAATAATAAAGAAGGAGTAAAAGTTGGTATAGAATATCTATACAATAAGGGAAAAAGAAAGATAGCATTTGTTTCTGGTCCAGTTGAAATAAATATTAATAGGCAGAGACTTGAAGGATATAAAAAGATAATGAAACAATATGAAATTTTCAATGAAAATTTAATTTTTGAAGGTAAATTTTCATTAGAAGGTGGAATAGATATAACTAATACCATTCTTGATAGTAATGAAGAAATTGACAGCATTTTTTACTGTAATGATGTAATGGCTATAGGTGGCATGAAAGCCCTTAAGAGAAGGGGATACCATATACCAAATGATATTTCTATAATGGGGTTTGATGGAATAAAATTATCTAAAATGATAGAGCCAGAATTAACAACTGTTCAGCAGCCAATATATGAAATGGGAGAAAAAGCTTGTAAATTGATAATAAAGCTTATTGATTCAGAATCTAATAAAGATAAAAGTGTATATTTTGAGCCTGAAATTGTTGTTGGTGGTACAGTATAGAAGTAAGAATAATTATAGACATAAAAAATGTAAGTAGGATGAACTCTGCTTACATTTTTTATTATATCTATTATATTACTCATATAAAACTACTGTATGAGTATCAACACTTTTTTTTACATCTATTACTCTTTGATTAGTACTTCCCTTATATTTGAGAGTTATATCTTTTAAATTTTCTTCAAACTTTCCATCGATGATAACATCAATAAATGGAAGTACTTTTGACTTAAGATCATCTTTAAGAATTTCTTCAAATAGATATCCTGTCCAAAGCCATATACTTTTAGTTGCAGCGAATGTCTTTCTGTATTCTTGCAAAAGTGGAAGTATTCCATCAACATTGTCAAGGGGATCTCCCCCTAAAAGTGACAGACCAGCAATATATTTATTTTTGCTTTTTTCAATAATATATTTCTGTGTTTCTAAAGTAAAAGGCTCTCCATTTTTAAAATTCCAGGTTTCAGGTTGAAAACAACCTTTGCAGTGATGAGTACAGCCAGAAGTAAATAGACTTAATCTTAATCCTGGACCATTTGCAACATCATTAAATTTAATTTTTGAATAATACATGTTATTTACTCCTTATTTAATATTAAAAAAATTAGAATAGGCAAAAAGTAAGAGTTATTTAAATAATAATTTACTCTTACTTTATACCTATTACTCAATTAGTATTTTGAATTAAATTTTATAGTTGAGTTATTTTATAAGTGAAGTACTCTTTCCTTGATTTCTGCTGTACGTCCTTTACTCCAGTAAGATGAGCCTATATATCCACAAGTTCTTCTCATTACCTGCATTTCACTTTCATCCCTGTTACCACAATTAGGGCAGTACCAGTTTAAATTTTCATCATTTTGGATTTCTCCAGTATATCCGCATTTATAACATAAATCTGGCTTTGTATTAATTTCAGCATATTGCACATTATGATAAATGAAGTTTATTATTGATTTAACAGCATCTAAATTATTACTTAAATTAGGAACTTCTACGTAAGATATACATCCACCACTACTTATGGCATGGAATTGGCTTTCAAATTCAAGTTTTTCAAAGGCATCAATTGGTTCTGTAACATGAACATGGTAGCTATTAGTATAGTACATTTTATCAGTTACATTTTCAATCTTTCCATATCTTGCTGTATCAAGTCTACAGAACCTATATATAAGATTTTCAGCAGGAGTTCCGTAAAGACCGAAGCCTAAGTTATATTCTTTTTTCCAATTATCACATTTTTTCTTCATGAAATTCATTACTTCAAGAGCAAATTTTTCACCTTCTTTAGTAGTATGGCTTACACCGAGCATAGCATAGGTAAGTTCACATATACCAACATATCCTAAAGATAACGTTGAATAATTATTCTTAAGAAGTTCATCAATTACTTCACCTTTTTTTAATCTTCCAAGTGCACCAAACTGCCAGTGTATAGGACTTACATCAGATTTTGTTCCAAGAAGTAGTTTATGCCTACACAGTAATGCTTCTTTACATAATTCTAATCTTTCATTTAATAGTGACCAAAATAAATCCATATCTTTGTTTGCTATTATACCAATTTGAGGTAGATTAAGGCTTATAACACCTTGATTGAATCTTCCATACCATTTGTAGTCTCCGTTTTCATCTTTATAAGGTGAAAGATGAGAACGACAACCCATTGGAGGGAAGTTACATCCTTCATAATTTTGACGCATTATTTTTGCAGATTGATAATCAGGAACAAGTCTTTTTACATTACATTCTGCACAAAGTTCTGTTATATAATCATATTTACCACCTTCTAAGCAATTATGCTCATCAAGTACATAAATAAGTTTAGGGAAAGTTTCTCCAATTTCCTGTCCTCTGTAATTTTTCATTCCTTCAAGACGTTGCTTTATCATTTCTTCACATATAAGCGCTTGTTCACGTTCAAATTCGTCACCTTCGATGATTTCAAGATATACAGTTGCAAATGGACTTTGCCCGTTAGTTGTCTGAAGTGTTGAAAGTTGATATCTTACAGTCTGTACACCACTTTTAAGCTCTTCCATCATCCTTTCCGTAGCAAGGTCATAAGCTAAATCTTTATCACACTTTTCAAGGTACTTTTTGTGATATTTATCAAAGCTTACTCTTAAAAATGGAGCTAAGTGCTTTATAGTTATACTTTGACCACCATATTGATTTGACGAAACTTGTGCCATGATTTGAGTAGCCACTGTACATGCAGTACTGAAACTTTTTGGTGTTTCAACAAGCTTGTCATTGA encodes the following:
- the nrdG gene encoding anaerobic ribonucleoside-triphosphate reductase activating protein, translated to MYYSKIKFNDVANGPGLRLSLFTSGCTHHCKGCFQPETWNFKNGEPFTLETQKYIIEKSKNKYIAGLSLLGGDPLDNVDGILPLLQEYRKTFAATKSIWLWTGYLFEEILKDDLKSKVLPFIDVIIDGKFEENLKDITLKYKGSTNQRVIDVKKSVDTHTVVLYE
- a CDS encoding LacI family DNA-binding transcriptional regulator — translated: MAKITMKDIAERVGVSKTTVSMVINKKDGSISEETKQKIYDVIKETGYIPNNIARGLNTMKSGTIAIIVPDISNPFFSELSRAVEDTANKLGYNVLLCNSDNNTKKEQKYVELLISKLIDGTILIPGNKSEDSARILKANGIPFVFVDRCIDGFEGYPGIYFNNKEGVKVGIEYLYNKGKRKIAFVSGPVEININRQRLEGYKKIMKQYEIFNENLIFEGKFSLEGGIDITNTILDSNEEIDSIFYCNDVMAIGGMKALKRRGYHIPNDISIMGFDGIKLSKMIEPELTTVQQPIYEMGEKACKLIIKLIDSESNKDKSVYFEPEIVVGGTV
- the nrdD gene encoding anaerobic ribonucleoside-triphosphate reductase produces the protein MLIIKRDKSVEDFNPDKIKNAILKSMKFGIGNINENIADEISINIYNVFVNEKTPPTVEQVENLVYYELVKNGFEGVAKAYEGYRAVQEFKRHKNTTDEGIISLLNSTNEDVLKENSNKDGNIAATQRDLIAGEVSKDIARRKLLPTNIVQAHDEGILHYHDMDYAIQNIHNCCLINLEDMFENGTVINDKLVETPKSFSTACTVATQIMAQVSSNQYGGQSITIKHLAPFLRVSFDKYHKKYLEKCDKDLAYDLATERMMEELKSGVQTVRYQLSTLQTTNGQSPFATVYLEIIEGDEFEREQALICEEMIKQRLEGMKNYRGQEIGETFPKLIYVLDEHNCLEGGKYDYITELCAECNVKRLVPDYQSAKIMRQNYEGCNFPPMGCRSHLSPYKDENGDYKWYGRFNQGVISLNLPQIGIIANKDMDLFWSLLNERLELCKEALLCRHKLLLGTKSDVSPIHWQFGALGRLKKGEVIDELLKNNYSTLSLGYVGICELTYAMLGVSHTTKEGEKFALEVMNFMKKKCDNWKKEYNLGFGLYGTPAENLIYRFCRLDTARYGKIENVTDKMYYTNSYHVHVTEPIDAFEKLEFESQFHAISSGGCISYVEVPNLSNNLDAVKSIINFIYHNVQYAEINTKPDLCYKCGYTGEIQNDENLNWYCPNCGNRDESEMQVMRRTCGYIGSSYWSKGRTAEIKERVLHL